A window of Thiocapsa bogorovii genomic DNA:
GTACCGGCGACCCCGACCAGCGCCTGATCCGAGAGCATCAGGACCTGAAGCAGGATCACCAGCACCGCCGTGGCGTACAGCGGGATCGCCTCCGAAACCCAGAAGAGGATCGCCAGCAGAAAGATCGCCAGCATCCGGCGCCCGGCCGGCTCCAGGCCGGGGATCTCGATCAAAAGCGGGATGAGAAATGCAACCGAGCCCAGGACCAACCCGAGACGCTGCACGAGGGTGAGACGCGGCAAGTTGACGCGCGGTCGAGCGGTCGGGGTCGACATCGGTGAAAGGAGTCCTGATTGGATTCGGGGTTTGAGTCGGATCTAAACCGCGCCCAGCGCCGTATGCGAGGTTTCGGATGGGACCGGCCCCGGCAGGCTGTACGGCCGTTGGAGGCGGCGCGGTTTAAAATATAAATAAATACATTGTCGAAGAGCGCGTCAGGCGCGACGCCTAAGGTTCCGGCCGAGGCCGATCCAACCCAACAACGGCGCGTGCCGCTCCAGACGCGGTTTAGCCCGGCTCCGCGCCGCGCAGATGACGGTTCACGGCGATCCAGCTGCCGATCAGGCTGAAGAGCACACTCCCGGAGAAGATCACCAGCATCGCCAACGGGCCGAGACCGGTCAGCGGAAACTCGCTGCGATAAAGGGTCGCCAGACGCGAGACAGGCTGCTGCAGCAGAATCACGGCGATGGTGACGAGGAACCAGGCGGTGAGCCCCCCGAGCAGCCCGTACCAGGCCCCGGCATAGAGGAAGGGCCGGCGGATGAAACCACCTGTCGCGCCGACCAGCTCCATGATCTCGATCTCGATGCGCCGGTTCAGGATCTCGAGCCGGATGGTGTTGCCGACGATCAGCAGCACACCGACACCGAGCAGTCCGCCGAGCAGGAGAACCACGCGCTGGGCCAGGTCGAGGATCGCCTGAAAGCGTTGCAGCCAGAGCGTATCCATTCGGGCAAAGTCGGCCTCCGGCAAGGTCATGAGCTCGTCGTGCAGGGCCTGCAGACGCTCGGGCGCCGAGGAGGCCGCCTGCGGGTAGATCGCGAGAACCGCCGGCAACGGATTGCTCTTGAGCTGCGACAAGGCATCCTCGAAACCGCCGAGCGCGCGGAACTCGTTGAGTGCCTGCTCGCGGCTGATCAGGTGGACCTGCGTCAGCTCGGGTCGGGCACGCAACTGCTCGGCGAGCCGTGCCGCCGCCGCATCGTCGACGTCTTGCTTCAGAAACAGCGAGATGGCCGCCGCCTGATCCCAACCGCCCGCCATGGTGCGCAGGTTCTCGGTTACGACAAAGAGCGCGGCGGGCAGGGCCAGCGAGATCCCGATCACCGCGACCGTCATCCCGGTCGGGAGCGGGGTGCGCATGAGACGCCCCAAGGTCGCGACGGCGCTCTGGAGATGTCGATTGGCCCACAGGCCGGGCATGTCCAGCAGACGCGGACCGCTGCGGCGGTGTGGCTTGCGCTTGGCCGTCCCGCGCTTGGGCTTGAGCTTCGGCTTGGCCATGATCACCAGGTCCCCGAGTCGTTGGCCAGTCGCCCGTCGGCGAGGGTCAGGGTTCGATAGGGCATGGACATGACAAGACCCAGGTCGTGCGTGGCGATCAAGAGGGTCACGCCGACCTGATGAAAACGCTCGAAGAGGCCGAAGATCTCGCGCGAGAGATCGGGATCCAGGTTTCCGGTCGGCTCGTCGGCAAGCACCAGCGGCGGGCGTCCGACCACGGCACGCGCGATGCCGACGCGTTGTTGCTCCCCGCCCGAGAGTGCGACCGGGGTGGCCCGCTCGCGCGAGAGCAGGCCCACCTGATCGAGCGCGGCGCGGACACGCCGACCGATTTCGCGCTGCCCGAGGCCGGCGACGACCAACGGCAGGGCAACATTGTCGAAAACGCTTCGGTCGGGAAGCAATCGATGATCCTGGAAGATCATGCCGACCTCGCGACGGTGATACGGGATCTTGCGTCTCGGCAAGGCCGCGAGATTGCGCCCGTTGACGATGACTTGGCCGCGGGTCGGTCGCTCGAGCAGGCCGATCAGTCGCAGCAGGGTGCTCTTGCCGGCGCCCGAGTGTCCTGTGAGGAAGGCCATCTCGCCGGCCTCCATCTCGAAGCTGAGGTCGCTCAGGGCCTCGCCGCGCTCCGGATAGCGTTTGAAGACGTGCTCGAAGGAGATCACGGCCCCGCCCCTCAGCTCAGCAAGGCATCGAGGAATTCGTCGGCATCGAAAGGGCGTAAGTCGTCGATGGTCTCGCCGACGCCGATGAAACGGATGGGCACCTTGAGACGATCCG
This region includes:
- the ftsE gene encoding cell division ATP-binding protein FtsE, encoding MISFEHVFKRYPERGEALSDLSFEMEAGEMAFLTGHSGAGKSTLLRLIGLLERPTRGQVIVNGRNLAALPRRKIPYHRREVGMIFQDHRLLPDRSVFDNVALPLVVAGLGQREIGRRVRAALDQVGLLSRERATPVALSGGEQQRVGIARAVVGRPPLVLADEPTGNLDPDLSREIFGLFERFHQVGVTLLIATHDLGLVMSMPYRTLTLADGRLANDSGTW
- the ftsX gene encoding permease-like cell division protein FtsX gives rise to the protein MAKPKLKPKRGTAKRKPHRRSGPRLLDMPGLWANRHLQSAVATLGRLMRTPLPTGMTVAVIGISLALPAALFVVTENLRTMAGGWDQAAAISLFLKQDVDDAAAARLAEQLRARPELTQVHLISREQALNEFRALGGFEDALSQLKSNPLPAVLAIYPQAASSAPERLQALHDELMTLPEADFARMDTLWLQRFQAILDLAQRVVLLLGGLLGVGVLLIVGNTIRLEILNRRIEIEIMELVGATGGFIRRPFLYAGAWYGLLGGLTAWFLVTIAVILLQQPVSRLATLYRSEFPLTGLGPLAMLVIFSGSVLFSLIGSWIAVNRHLRGAEPG